One genomic segment of Gossypium arboreum isolate Shixiya-1 chromosome 3, ASM2569848v2, whole genome shotgun sequence includes these proteins:
- the LOC108475248 gene encoding tobamovirus multiplication protein 1-like: MGTWRRNRIMKKFHANPSVQIESKDLPDIEVGDLDARQEVLVREFADFTDPNIQLAARNCFILEDPPDDKKEQTGSESVVNDAGHQDARMSKIQKTKASRRTSPPQFWIRQLHPATMLTKMLKLLFLKKRVQMVRVKGFVLTEKLLFKDGRIMFDWWDEIDESKEWQRFIFHLLSASYAVVSIVALVQLCRIQLSVSEYGWTTQKVFHLMNFIVNGLRAVLFGFYKSVFLVKSKALEMVLLDLPGLLFFSTYTLLVLFWAEIYHQARSLPINKLRPAYYSINGFIYFAQACLWISVRLSQSNLAVELSRLFISVISFCAALGFMIYGGRLFFMLRRFPIESRGRQRKLFEVGFVTGICCTCFLIRCIVSTLSANMNAGLDVLDHPILNLIYYMFVEILPSALVLFILRKLPPKRVSEQYHPIR, from the exons ATGGGTACTTGGAGACGTAATAGGATTATGAAGAAATTTCATGCAAATCCGAGTGTACAAATTGAGTCGAAAGATCTGCCAGATATTGAAGTTGGCGACTTGGATGCAAGGCAGGAAGTATTGGTTCGTGAATT CGCAGACTTCACTGATCCCAACATTCAACTGGCAGCAAGGAACTGCTTTATTTTGGAAGATCCACCGGATGACAAGAAGGAACAAACTGGTTCTGAGAG TGTTGTCAATGATGCCGGTCATCAGGATGCTAGAATGTCAAAAATTCAGAAAACAAAAGCCTCAAGGAGGACAAGTCCACCCCAGTTTTGGATCAGACAACTTCATCCAGCAACCATGCTGACCAAAATGCTGAAACTTCTCTTCCTGAAGAAAAG AGTTCAAATGGTGAGAGTaaagggttttgttttaactgaAAAACTCTTGTTTAAAGATGGAAGAATAATGTTTGATTGGTGGGATGAGATTGATGAATCTAAGGAATGGCAGAGATTCATTTTCCATTTATTATCTGCCTCCTATGCTGTGGTTTCCATTGTTGCCCTC GTACAACTATGTCGCATTCAGTTGAGTGTGTCAGAGTATGGGTGGACAACACAAAAGGTTTTCCACTTGATGAACTTTATTGTGAACGGAT TGAGGGCTGTTCTATTCGGTTTCTACAAGAGCGTGTTTCTCGTTAAATCTAAG GCACTTGAAATGGTGCTTCTGGATCTTCCCggtcttttatttttctcaacatATACATTACTTGTCCTTTTCTGGGCCGAGATATATCACCAG GCAAGAAGTCTTCCCATTAATAAACTTCGGCCTGCATACTATAGCATCAACGGATTTATATACTTTGCTCAG GCATGCCTATGGATATCAGTAAGATTAAGTCAAAGCAATCTTGCAGTGGAACTTAGTAGACTCTTCATTTCAG TAATATCATTCTGTGCTGCATTGGGGTTCATGATATATGGTGGGAG GTTGTTCTTCATGTTGAGGCGGTTCCCTATCGAATCAAGAGGTCGTCAAAGAAAGCTGTTCGAG GTCGGCTTTGTAACAGGAATCTGCTGTACTTGTTTCTTGATAAGATGCATTGTG TCCACACTCTCGGCCAACATGAATGCTGGTCTTGATGTTCTAGATCATCCAATCCTAAATCTTATCTATTACATG TTCGTAGAAATCCTTCCATCAGCTTTGGTACTGTTCATTCTTCGAAAATTGCCTCCGAAGCGGGTCTCTGAACAGTACCACCCAATAAGATGA